One genomic segment of Rivularia sp. PCC 7116 includes these proteins:
- a CDS encoding EamA family transporter, with translation MGRFDNGPEKPRRAGEPYGSAESALRAVTEELQIIQRNLLKSLQDDVKRLQSEKIRLADDIKRLQEEREQLQGGRQIDELQVLMRQLAQVLGNHISVQLQASLERLVNDRSTVSTTLQSGSGTYTQTQNQESELIGNSFNNAFNTLQQDLEDYQSSISQQLSRMSLQQEQGEAILVELVNRLKQELEATSIDNSPADFQVEEQDERLEDDYISEVDYVEDSPQIEEDEDTSQQEPFPSSLLEERDQIAPLQGDTTTATSTVRGANVSLPETSPQTVPEATRQPATPSQPISRQMEVFKQRPKGLLLIGLSAVATSIYNVAIKAIFNGIFDSDQLISPTLGNCLFVLMLRMLVVVPMMLVLAPILHPRVWHDLQNLIESIKASRNPASITARRVLMLSTISGGFLFLSQVMLYLSIGQIATGMAIALLFVYPIVSGILSWLLFRDIPSKFRAFAYAMIVLGIVLVLGGASDTNNLSFGSITGIFAGISFAFYVILTRICAARLHPVSFTLINFATMLFLCFISLCFITILLPLPSGWSLDINSTNFLELILSTFILGVLTLCGYLLNNFGIRKLGATRAGLISSTVPVLTVIFAGILIQESLPFIQVIGVLLVTFGAAAFSIEKIQQQIKASRSS, from the coding sequence ATGGGACGATTTGATAACGGACCAGAAAAGCCGCGTAGAGCAGGCGAGCCATACGGTTCAGCCGAATCTGCCTTACGGGCTGTCACTGAGGAATTACAAATTATCCAGCGGAATTTACTCAAATCATTGCAGGATGATGTCAAGCGTCTACAGAGTGAGAAAATCCGCTTAGCTGATGATATCAAACGTCTGCAAGAAGAAAGAGAGCAGTTGCAAGGAGGAAGACAAATTGATGAGTTACAGGTGTTAATGCGTCAATTAGCACAAGTTTTAGGAAATCATATTTCCGTACAGCTACAAGCTTCACTCGAAAGATTAGTCAACGATCGATCAACTGTTAGCACAACTCTTCAATCCGGAAGCGGAACATACACTCAAACTCAAAATCAAGAATCCGAATTAATCGGCAATTCTTTTAATAATGCTTTTAATACACTGCAACAAGATTTAGAAGACTATCAAAGCAGTATTTCCCAGCAATTGTCTCGAATGTCATTGCAACAAGAACAAGGAGAAGCGATTTTAGTCGAATTAGTAAATCGTTTGAAGCAAGAATTAGAGGCTACTAGCATCGATAATTCTCCAGCGGACTTTCAAGTTGAGGAACAAGACGAACGCTTAGAAGATGATTACATATCAGAAGTTGATTATGTCGAAGATTCTCCCCAAATAGAAGAAGATGAAGATACTTCGCAGCAAGAACCATTTCCATCAAGCTTATTGGAAGAGCGGGATCAAATAGCTCCCCTACAGGGAGATACTACGACGGCAACTTCTACCGTTCGAGGGGCGAACGTCTCCTTACCAGAAACATCTCCTCAAACTGTTCCAGAAGCTACTAGGCAGCCAGCAACACCTTCGCAACCAATATCAAGACAGATGGAGGTATTTAAGCAGCGTCCGAAAGGATTGTTGCTAATTGGACTTTCCGCTGTTGCCACATCTATATATAACGTTGCGATTAAAGCAATATTTAACGGCATATTTGATTCAGATCAACTAATATCACCAACTTTAGGAAATTGCTTATTCGTTTTAATGCTGAGAATGCTAGTAGTTGTGCCAATGATGTTAGTTTTGGCACCCATTTTGCATCCCAGAGTTTGGCATGATTTACAAAATTTAATAGAGTCAATAAAAGCAAGTCGTAATCCTGCAAGCATTACAGCTAGAAGAGTGCTGATGCTATCAACCATCAGTGGAGGCTTCTTGTTCTTATCCCAGGTAATGCTCTACTTGTCCATAGGGCAAATTGCTACCGGAATGGCGATCGCGCTTTTGTTCGTGTATCCAATCGTCAGCGGAATTCTGTCATGGCTATTGTTTCGCGACATTCCCAGCAAATTTCGCGCTTTTGCTTACGCGATGATTGTTTTAGGAATAGTTTTAGTATTAGGCGGAGCAAGCGACACAAATAACCTCTCGTTTGGCAGCATTACAGGAATTTTTGCCGGAATAAGTTTTGCATTCTATGTCATATTGACCCGAATTTGTGCTGCGAGACTGCATCCGGTGTCTTTTACTTTGATTAACTTCGCTACAATGCTGTTTTTGTGTTTTATTAGTTTGTGTTTTATTACTATATTATTACCCTTACCTTCAGGTTGGAGTTTAGATATAAACTCAACGAACTTTTTGGAATTGATTTTAAGCACGTTTATTTTAGGGGTACTCACCTTATGCGGTTACCTGCTAAATAACTTCGGCATCCGCAAGCTCGGAGCTACACGAGCCGGACTTATAAGCTCTACCGTTCCAGTTTTAACAGTAATTTTCGCCGGAATTTTAATTCAAGAATCTTTACCATTCATACAGGTTATTGGAGTTCTACTAGTTACCTTCGGAGCCGCTGCTTTTAGCATCGAGAAAATACAGCAACAGATTAAAGCTTCTCGTTCTAGCTAA
- a CDS encoding glycine-rich domain-containing protein-like has product MKIVAFFDRVNNLDFEMVAKRVVFKHGWTIERTQVAINRYKLFLYLKSVYPATGLVPTPEIDVVWHAHMEVNLIQYIQDCYYLFGYILNHCSAIYGEQNQATSLIHQQAFSTTKALFEEFFGFSILDNTSLHAAACADIPIDTNPAACADLPIIPNTIIGH; this is encoded by the coding sequence ATGAAAATTGTAGCTTTTTTTGATAGGGTGAACAATTTAGACTTCGAGATGGTTGCCAAAAGAGTTGTGTTTAAACATGGATGGACAATTGAAAGGACGCAAGTAGCAATTAATCGCTATAAATTGTTCTTGTATCTTAAGTCGGTTTATCCTGCTACGGGATTAGTTCCTACCCCAGAAATCGATGTAGTTTGGCACGCTCATATGGAAGTAAATTTAATCCAATATATCCAAGATTGCTACTACCTTTTCGGTTATATTTTAAATCACTGTTCTGCTATTTATGGCGAACAAAATCAAGCAACTTCTTTAATTCACCAGCAAGCTTTTAGCACAACTAAAGCTTTATTTGAAGAGTTTTTCGGATTTAGTATTTTGGATAATACATCTCTTCATGCTGCTGCTTGTGCCGATATCCCTATAGATACTAATCCTGCTGCTTGCGCTGATTTACCAATAATTCCTAATACAATAATAGGTCATTAG
- the hetR gene encoding heterocyst differentiation master regulator HetR, which translates to MHNDTDLIKRLDPSAMDQIMLYLAFSAMRTSGHRHGAFLDAAATAAKCAIYMTYLEQGQNLRMTGHLHHLEPKRVKAIVEEVRQALTEGRLLKMLGSQEPRYLIQFPYVWMEKYPWQPGRSRIPGTSLTSEEKRQIEQKLPPNLPDAQLITSFEFLELIEFLHKRSQEDLPARHQMPLSEALAEHIKRRLLYSSTVTRVDSPWGMPFYALTRPYYATASDEERTYIMVEDTARFFRMMREWSERQRHTMRVLEEMDIPPERIDEALEDLDQIIRAWADKYHEVGGAPMALQMVFGKKED; encoded by the coding sequence ATGCATAACGATACTGATCTGATCAAACGTCTCGACCCCAGCGCGATGGATCAGATCATGCTTTATTTGGCTTTCAGTGCCATGCGAACTAGTGGGCACAGGCACGGGGCTTTTTTAGATGCTGCCGCAACAGCAGCTAAATGTGCTATTTATATGACCTATCTGGAGCAGGGTCAAAACCTGCGAATGACCGGTCACTTACACCACTTAGAGCCGAAGCGGGTGAAAGCCATCGTAGAAGAAGTCAGGCAAGCTCTGACTGAAGGAAGACTGCTCAAAATGCTTGGTTCTCAGGAGCCGCGCTATTTAATTCAGTTTCCTTATGTATGGATGGAAAAATACCCTTGGCAACCGGGGCGATCGCGAATACCGGGCACTAGTTTGACATCTGAGGAAAAAAGACAGATTGAACAAAAATTACCGCCCAATCTGCCCGATGCCCAGTTGATTACCTCTTTTGAGTTTTTGGAGTTAATTGAATTTCTCCACAAGCGTTCTCAAGAAGATTTACCTGCAAGGCATCAAATGCCTTTAAGTGAAGCTTTAGCAGAACATATCAAGCGGCGCTTACTTTATTCAAGTACCGTGACGCGAGTTGATTCACCTTGGGGAATGCCTTTTTACGCTCTTACCCGTCCCTATTATGCAACTGCAAGCGACGAAGAGCGAACCTATATTATGGTGGAAGATACCGCCAGATTTTTCCGAATGATGAGAGAGTGGTCGGAAAGACAGCGACACACAATGCGAGTTTTGGAAGAAATGGATATCCCACCCGAACGGATAGATGAAGCTTTAGAAGATTTGGATCAAATTATCCGTGCTTGGGCAGATAAATATCATGAAGTAGGCGGAGCGCCTATGGCTCTCCAGATGGTTTTCGGTAAAAAAGAAGACTAG
- a CDS encoding cytochrome P450, whose amino-acid sequence MTSNYNLPPTVEMPIFLRRMKFIFQPFQYLEQNAQLYGDTFSLPQKDGSSTVYFGQPEALQQIFTADPKSLETGRGSRILRFLVGDNSVLLLHGDRHQRQRKLLTPPFHGDRMRAYGMTICEIAQQVSDEWQTEKPFNIRESMQEITLSVILRAVFGLDEGNRLQKIRLKISSLLDYLSSPLLSAGMFFPVLQKDWGSWSPWGRVLYLRQQIDDLIYDLIEQRRAESNPNREDILSLMMSARYEDGGEMSNQELRDELMTLLFAGHETTASALTWAFYWVDYLPEVREKLLKEINDLGENAEPNLVAKLPYLTAVCQETLRIYPIVPSATPRIASCSMEIGGYTLPKGTWIIPSIYLAHYREEVYSQPQQFKPERFLERQFSPYEFFPFGGGNRRCIGLAFAMHEMKLVLATILSQYEVSRIDKRPLKPVRRGLTLATPAGMKMVAKPIKKVANTPVAV is encoded by the coding sequence ATGACATCAAATTATAATCTGCCGCCAACGGTTGAAATGCCTATATTCTTAAGGCGGATGAAGTTTATTTTTCAACCTTTTCAATACCTCGAACAAAACGCTCAACTTTACGGGGATACTTTTAGTCTTCCCCAGAAGGATGGTAGTAGCACGGTTTATTTTGGTCAACCTGAAGCGCTGCAACAGATTTTTACTGCCGATCCTAAATCTTTAGAAACCGGCAGAGGAAGCCGGATTCTGAGGTTTCTGGTTGGGGATAATTCCGTGTTGTTATTACATGGCGATCGCCACCAGCGTCAGCGTAAGTTGTTAACTCCTCCTTTTCATGGGGATAGGATGCGGGCTTACGGTATGACTATCTGCGAAATCGCCCAGCAGGTGAGCGATGAATGGCAGACGGAGAAGCCTTTTAATATCCGGGAGTCGATGCAGGAAATTACCTTAAGCGTAATTTTACGAGCGGTTTTTGGTTTGGATGAAGGAAACCGTTTACAGAAAATTCGTCTCAAAATTTCTTCGCTATTGGATTATTTGAGTTCTCCTTTACTGTCTGCTGGTATGTTTTTCCCCGTTTTACAAAAAGATTGGGGTAGCTGGAGTCCTTGGGGTAGGGTTTTATACTTACGCCAACAAATTGATGATTTAATTTACGATTTAATTGAGCAACGTCGCGCTGAATCCAACCCAAATCGCGAAGATATTTTAAGTTTAATGATGTCTGCGCGTTATGAAGATGGTGGAGAAATGTCAAACCAAGAATTACGCGATGAGTTAATGACGCTGCTATTTGCTGGACATGAAACCACTGCCTCTGCCTTAACCTGGGCTTTCTATTGGGTTGATTATTTACCTGAAGTACGCGAAAAATTACTCAAGGAAATTAATGATTTAGGGGAAAATGCAGAACCCAACTTAGTTGCTAAGTTGCCTTATTTAACAGCAGTTTGTCAAGAAACTTTGCGTATTTATCCTATTGTTCCCAGTGCTACTCCTAGAATTGCATCATGTTCGATGGAAATTGGTGGCTATACATTACCAAAAGGTACGTGGATAATTCCCAGTATTTATTTAGCACACTACCGCGAAGAAGTTTACTCGCAACCGCAGCAGTTTAAACCAGAAAGGTTTTTAGAAAGACAGTTTAGCCCCTACGAGTTTTTCCCTTTTGGTGGTGGAAATCGTCGCTGTATTGGTTTGGCGTTTGCAATGCATGAGATGAAGCTGGTTTTAGCAACAATTTTATCGCAATATGAAGTATCAAGAATCGATAAGCGCCCTTTAAAACCCGTGCGTCGCGGCTTAACTTTAGCCACACCCGCAGGAATGAAGATGGTGGCAAAGCCGATTAAGAAAGTAGCGAATACACCTGTTGCTGTTTAG
- a CDS encoding tetratricopeptide repeat protein: MKKLKKDNYSRFVIRDLARFSLTALLGIVLVGESVNAIPKSVGVEVAQQGVVDNKEPIRKQVLKLIQEGRQLSKQGNAESLKQAITKWEQALELLQQIGELKSSQAVLLYSIGNTYSNLGEKQKALNYYNQALPLAREIKDKFAEASILNNVAVIHDDLGDKHQAFKVYNQALLLSRKIDDKGGEATNLNNIGGIYNHLGDKQQALKFYKQALIIIQEINGDKRWEAGSLNNIGQIYDSLGDKQQALEYYKQALTISEEIADKNGQAITLNNIAAVYSSLGKKRQALTYYEKVLPLLETLGYRREKAIALHNIGSIHLDLGDKQQALKLLNQALLLSREVENQSGEAATLNAIGEIYNLLGDNQQALKFYNQALVLRRKVEDKSGEAVTLNNIGSVYSYSGENRKALEFFDRALILKRKVEDKSGEAKTLHNIATTYRDSNLQTALTNSKAAVDIIENLRTKVDSNELRTSYFATVQDIYKLHIDILMQLHKQNPSKGYDAQAIHASEKSRARGLLELLTEANANIRKGIKPELLAQEKNLQQLINSKEKSRLDKLSDKNVSKTDVQNLQQEVQNHINELNQLKAKIKTTSPKYAQLKYPQPLNLPKIQQQLDKDTVLLQYSLGEKRSYLWMVTPDSLDSYELPESEQIETAAKKLRNLLQDPSTQERSIKQTSEAAMELSNLILAPVADKLGKKTFDNRR, translated from the coding sequence ATGAAAAAACTTAAAAAAGACAATTATTCCCGGTTTGTCATACGCGATTTAGCGCGTTTCAGTTTGACAGCATTACTCGGTATTGTCTTAGTGGGTGAGTCGGTGAATGCGATACCGAAAAGTGTGGGCGTTGAGGTAGCGCAGCAAGGAGTCGTTGATAATAAAGAGCCGATTCGCAAACAAGTATTAAAGCTGATACAGGAAGGGAGACAATTATCTAAGCAAGGAAACGCAGAATCATTAAAGCAAGCTATTACTAAATGGGAGCAAGCCTTAGAGTTATTGCAGCAAATAGGAGAACTAAAAAGTTCGCAAGCAGTTCTGTTGTACAGTATTGGTAATACTTATAGCAATTTAGGAGAAAAGCAGAAAGCGCTTAATTATTACAATCAAGCATTACCTTTAGCGCGAGAAATTAAGGATAAATTCGCTGAAGCATCGATTCTCAACAATGTTGCTGTAATCCATGATGATTTAGGAGACAAACATCAAGCGTTCAAAGTTTACAATCAAGCATTACTTCTAAGTCGAAAAATTGATGATAAAGGTGGGGAAGCAACAAACCTTAATAATATTGGCGGCATCTATAACCATTTAGGAGATAAGCAGCAAGCGCTTAAGTTTTACAAGCAAGCATTGATAATAATACAAGAAATTAATGGGGATAAGCGTTGGGAAGCAGGAAGCCTTAATAATATTGGCCAAATCTACGATTCTTTAGGAGACAAACAGCAAGCGCTTGAATACTACAAACAAGCATTAACTATAAGTGAGGAAATAGCAGATAAAAATGGGCAAGCAATAACCCTGAATAATATTGCTGCTGTGTATTCCTCATTAGGAAAAAAGCGGCAGGCACTTACATACTATGAAAAAGTATTACCTTTATTGGAGACACTTGGATATAGAAGAGAGAAAGCTATTGCCCTTCACAATATAGGTAGTATACATTTAGATTTAGGAGATAAGCAGCAAGCACTCAAATTATTAAACCAAGCATTACTTCTAAGCCGGGAAGTTGAAAATCAAAGCGGAGAAGCAGCAACTCTAAATGCTATTGGCGAAATTTACAACTTATTAGGAGATAACCAGCAAGCCCTTAAATTCTATAACCAAGCATTAGTTCTAAGACGCAAAGTTGAAGATAAAAGTGGAGAAGCCGTAACCCTTAATAATATTGGTAGTGTTTACTCCTATTCGGGAGAAAATCGAAAAGCACTTGAATTTTTTGATAGAGCATTAATTTTGAAACGGAAAGTTGAAGATAAAAGCGGAGAAGCAAAAACTCTTCATAACATCGCTACAACATACAGAGATAGTAACTTACAAACAGCCCTCACTAACAGCAAAGCCGCAGTAGATATCATCGAAAATCTCCGCACCAAAGTAGATAGTAACGAGTTACGTACATCCTACTTCGCCACAGTTCAGGATATCTACAAACTCCACATCGATATTTTGATGCAACTGCACAAACAAAACCCATCAAAAGGATACGATGCCCAAGCAATCCATGCCAGCGAAAAATCTCGCGCTCGCGGACTTTTAGAATTATTAACCGAAGCAAATGCCAATATTCGTAAAGGTATAAAACCCGAACTATTAGCTCAAGAAAAGAACTTACAACAATTAATCAATTCTAAAGAGAAATCACGGCTTGATAAACTTAGCGATAAGAATGTTTCTAAAACAGACGTACAAAATTTACAGCAAGAAGTTCAAAATCACATCAACGAACTCAATCAACTCAAAGCCAAAATTAAAACCACCAGCCCTAAATACGCTCAACTAAAATATCCCCAACCTCTTAACTTACCTAAAATTCAGCAGCAATTAGATAAAGACACCGTACTTTTACAATATTCCTTAGGTGAAAAACGCAGCTATCTATGGATGGTAACTCCAGATTCCCTCGATAGTTACGAATTACCCGAAAGCGAACAAATAGAAACAGCAGCCAAGAAATTAAGAAATCTTTTGCAAGATCCATCTACACAAGAACGTTCCATAAAACAAACAAGTGAAGCTGCGATGGAACTAAGTAATTTAATTCTTGCACCCGTCGCAGATAAACTTGGTAAAAAAACGTTTGATAATCGTCGGTGA
- a CDS encoding COP23 domain-containing protein yields MLQNRFNQFLARLAVASVTVVSVCTSVEQPSYASDYTFYCNRTTYRGKSVPATMARTDDGRRVMIVRWVSQYFSNKLTNTDRCKVVSRRFQKFYDHGKLVYVNGGYIQGLPVICAVANREHSCSKKNVLYTLKPSVNPQITARSLMNRRGLAAGIILNESSSDSLTIDFKTFLENAAQSRSGK; encoded by the coding sequence ATGCTGCAAAATAGATTCAATCAATTCTTAGCAAGATTGGCGGTTGCTTCGGTGACGGTAGTAAGTGTCTGTACTTCGGTGGAGCAACCAAGTTATGCCAGTGACTACACTTTTTACTGCAATAGGACAACCTATAGAGGTAAAAGCGTTCCTGCAACTATGGCTCGTACTGATGATGGTAGAAGAGTCATGATAGTTCGTTGGGTAAGTCAATACTTTTCAAATAAATTAACAAATACAGACCGCTGTAAAGTAGTTTCACGTAGATTTCAAAAGTTCTACGACCACGGTAAGCTCGTATATGTCAATGGTGGTTACATACAAGGTTTACCTGTAATTTGCGCTGTTGCAAATCGGGAACATAGTTGTAGTAAAAAGAATGTTTTATATACTTTGAAACCCAGTGTAAATCCTCAAATTACTGCAAGAAGTTTGATGAATAGACGTGGTTTAGCAGCAGGAATCATCCTAAATGAAAGTAGTTCCGATTCGCTGACAATTGATTTCAAAACTTTTTTAGAAAATGCTGCCCAGAGTCGTAGCGGTAAGTAA
- the rpsD gene encoding 30S ribosomal protein S4 — translation MSRYRGPRLRITRRLGELPGLSRKTARRAYPPGQHGQNRKKRSEYAIRLEEKQKLKFNYGLTEKQMVRYIRKARRVTGSTGQVLLQFLEMRLDNTIFRLGMAPTIPAARQLVNHGHVQVNGREVNIASYQCRPGDLIGVKNKEASRQLVETNLQYPGLANLPSHLEFDKNNLTGKVNGVCEREWVALSVNELLVVEYYSRKA, via the coding sequence ATGTCCCGATACAGAGGACCTAGATTAAGAATTACACGTCGCCTGGGTGAATTACCAGGATTAAGTCGTAAAACCGCTAGACGTGCTTACCCCCCCGGACAGCACGGTCAAAACCGTAAGAAGCGCTCTGAGTATGCTATCCGCTTGGAAGAAAAGCAAAAGCTCAAGTTCAATTACGGCTTAACTGAAAAGCAGATGGTACGTTATATCCGTAAAGCGAGACGAGTTACTGGTTCTACCGGACAGGTATTGCTACAGTTCCTCGAAATGCGCTTGGATAACACCATTTTTCGTTTGGGAATGGCTCCAACTATCCCCGCAGCACGGCAACTGGTGAACCACGGACACGTTCAAGTCAACGGTCGCGAAGTTAACATCGCCAGCTACCAGTGTCGTCCTGGAGATCTTATCGGAGTCAAAAATAAAGAAGCTTCTCGCCAATTGGTAGAAACCAATTTGCAATATCCTGGTTTAGCAAACCTTCCCAGCCATTTAGAGTTTGATAAAAACAACTTGACTGGAAAAGTAAATGGTGTTTGCGAACGCGAATGGGTAGCTTTGAGCGTCAATGAACTATTAGTAGTGGAATACTACTCAAGAAAAGCTTAA
- a CDS encoding CHAT domain-containing protein produces the protein MYAGAERVVLSLWNVKDDSTSLLMRQFYQYRCCQKNYCWYKL, from the coding sequence ATGTATGCAGGTGCCGAAAGAGTTGTGTTGTCGTTATGGAATGTTAAAGACGATTCAACTTCATTGTTAATGCGTCAGTTTTATCAATACCGCTGTTGTCAAAAAAATTATTGCTGGTACAAACTTTAA
- a CDS encoding serine protease, with product MKYHHALSSAFIGVSILLLQPQVANALSSQQVGEIAQEITVLIEGTDKKDNGSGIIIKKEGNTYTVLTAAHVVGKAKEYEIVTPDNQRYQLDYSKVKKLPNQIDLAVVTFSSNQNYQVAKVGNPDKAKIGTKVYVAGFPKQTASRKFSSINFPPPGQITANANQAVDGGYTLVYSVTTLPGMSGGPLLNEQGELIGIHGRGEAATLDDVTYDEINPQVAVVKSNNNLAISIYTFLRQAKVVDVDLGISAPLLQVAQALTAEDYFLKGVDKYKKKDYQGAIQDLTQAIKLNPKYAIAYNNRGVARSELKDYQEAINDFNQALKINPKLAEAHGGRGDARSNLKDYQGAIDDYNQALKINPKLAEAYLNRGTVRGRNLHDYQGAINDFNQALKINPKLAEAYGNRGAAHSELKDYQEAINDFNQALKINPKLAKVYYNRGGARSELKDYQGAISDYTQALRINSKYANAYNSRGFTRAKLKDYQGAINDFNQALKINPKYADAYYRRGAVRGNLKDYQGAINDFNQVIKIDPKYAHAYSNRGVARYELKDYQGAIQDYTQAIKINPKYANAYYNRGVARYELKDYQGAIQDYTQVIKIHPKYAYGYNNRGNARRELKDYQGAIQDYTQVIKIHPKLAQAYYRRGFVRGKFKDYQGAINDLNIAANLFQKKGDTENYQKTLKLIEKVQNLQKGSSKK from the coding sequence ATGAAATATCATCACGCACTTTCATCAGCATTTATCGGAGTGTCAATACTACTCCTACAGCCACAAGTAGCTAATGCTTTATCTTCGCAACAGGTAGGGGAAATTGCTCAAGAAATTACCGTATTAATTGAAGGTACGGATAAAAAAGATAATGGCTCGGGAATAATTATTAAAAAGGAAGGTAATACTTATACCGTCTTAACTGCCGCTCATGTAGTTGGTAAAGCCAAGGAATATGAAATAGTCACTCCAGATAATCAACGCTATCAGCTTGACTACAGTAAAGTCAAAAAATTACCCAATCAAATTGATTTAGCTGTCGTCACCTTTAGCAGTAACCAAAATTATCAAGTTGCAAAAGTTGGCAACCCAGATAAAGCCAAAATAGGAACCAAAGTTTACGTTGCGGGTTTTCCCAAGCAGACAGCATCGAGGAAATTTTCTAGCATTAACTTCCCACCACCGGGACAAATTACAGCAAACGCGAATCAAGCAGTAGACGGCGGATATACTTTAGTTTATAGCGTCACAACTTTGCCAGGAATGAGTGGAGGTCCATTGCTCAACGAGCAAGGAGAATTAATTGGCATTCACGGTAGAGGTGAAGCTGCAACTCTTGATGATGTTACCTATGACGAAATAAATCCCCAGGTAGCTGTTGTTAAAAGTAATAATAATCTAGCTATTTCTATATATACTTTTTTGCGACAAGCGAAAGTAGTTGATGTAGATTTGGGGATTTCTGCGCCACTGTTACAAGTTGCACAAGCACTAACGGCTGAAGATTACTTTTTGAAAGGTGTTGATAAGTACAAGAAAAAAGATTATCAAGGGGCGATACAGGATTTGACTCAAGCCATCAAACTTAATCCTAAATATGCCATTGCCTACAACAACCGGGGTGTTGCTCGCAGTGAGTTAAAAGATTATCAAGAAGCTATTAATGATTTCAACCAAGCTCTCAAAATTAATCCCAAATTAGCTGAAGCCCACGGCGGCCGGGGTGATGCTCGCAGTAATTTAAAAGATTATCAAGGGGCAATTGATGATTATAACCAAGCCCTCAAAATTAATCCCAAATTAGCTGAAGCCTACCTCAACCGAGGTACTGTTCGAGGTCGGAACTTACACGATTATCAAGGGGCAATTAATGATTTTAATCAAGCCCTCAAAATTAATCCTAAATTAGCCGAAGCTTACGGTAACCGGGGTGCTGCTCACAGTGAGTTAAAAGATTATCAAGAGGCGATTAATGATTTTAACCAAGCCCTCAAAATTAATCCTAAATTAGCCAAAGTTTACTACAACCGGGGTGGTGCTCGCAGTGAATTAAAAGATTATCAAGGGGCTATTAGTGATTATACCCAAGCCCTCAGAATTAATTCCAAATACGCCAATGCTTACAACAGCCGGGGTTTTACTCGCGCTAAATTAAAAGATTATCAAGGGGCAATTAATGATTTTAACCAAGCTCTCAAGATTAATCCCAAATATGCCGATGCTTACTACAGACGGGGTGCTGTTCGCGGTAATTTAAAAGATTATCAAGGAGCTATTAATGATTTTAACCAAGTCATCAAAATTGATCCCAAATATGCCCATGCTTACAGCAACCGGGGTGTTGCTCGCTATGAATTAAAAGATTATCAAGGGGCGATACAGGATTATACTCAAGCCATCAAAATTAATCCCAAATATGCCAATGCCTACTACAACCGGGGTGTTGCTCGCTATGAATTAAAAGATTATCAAGGGGCGATACAGGATTATACTCAAGTCATCAAAATTCATCCCAAATATGCCTATGGCTACAACAACCGGGGTAATGCTCGCCGTGAATTAAAAGATTATCAAGGGGCGATACAGGATTATACTCAAGTCATCAAAATTCATCCCAAACTTGCCCAAGCCTACTACAGGCGGGGTTTTGTTCGCGGTAAATTCAAAGATTATCAAGGGGCGATTAATGACTTGAATATAGCTGCCAATCTTTTCCAAAAAAAAGGAGATACAGAAAATTATCAAAAAACATTGAAGCTAATAGAAAAAGTACAAAATTTACAAAAAGGTAGCTCTAAAAAATAA
- a CDS encoding serine protease yields the protein MLKYPKKFRMIGYSKDFPTPETLKAFPYLKAGEGLTAGVHDGCSILKEEAGSLSHDCDTTGGSSGGPIVAQIKGKYYIIALNNAERFDMYGGAIDNRAVKVSFLNRLFGRR from the coding sequence ATGCTTAAATATCCAAAAAAGTTTCGCATGATAGGCTACTCCAAAGACTTCCCGACTCCTGAAACTTTAAAAGCTTTTCCTTATCTCAAAGCCGGTGAAGGATTGACTGCTGGTGTTCATGATGGCTGTAGCATTCTTAAGGAAGAAGCGGGTTCCTTATCTCACGATTGCGATACCACGGGGGGCTCTTCTGGAGGTCCAATTGTAGCTCAAATCAAAGGAAAATATTATATTATCGCTCTTAATAATGCCGAAAGATTCGATATGTATGGGGGAGCAATAGACAACCGTGCAGTAAAAGTTTCTTTCTTGAATCGATTATTTGGTAGAAGGTAG